TACCCGCTCTACAGCTTCATGGGTGACTGGGTCATGCTCAAGGATATGCTCACCGGGCGAATCCGCTTCTGACCGGTGGCAGATTGTCGAGCCGCCGACAGTCGCACCGCCAGCTGCGGTGTAGCATCCGGCGTATAACGATAATCACAGGAGATATGCCATGAGCGAGCAACGTGCCACTTTCCGTGCCATGCAGGAAGGCACCGCCGAGGACTGGAGCCTCATAGCCGGTCACTTCCGCCCCTTTGCCAAGCAATTGCCCGACCGCATCCTGACCCACCTGCGCCTGCTCGACGGCGACTTCGGCGGTTTTCCCATCGACCGTCTGCAACACTCCCTGCAGACGGCCACCCGCGCGCACCGCGATGGACGCGACGAAGAGTACGTCATCTGCGCCCTGCTGCACGATATCGGCGATACCCTTGGCAGTTACAACCATCCCGATATCGCCGCCGCCATGCTCAAGCCCTTCGTCTCGGAAGAGAATCTGTGGATGGTGGAAAAACACGGTGTATTCCAGGGCTATTACTTTTTCCATCATCTGGGAATGGACCGGCATCTGCGCGAGCAATTCAAGGACCACCCCTTGTATCAGCGCACCGCCGAGTTCTGCGCGCTGTACGATGCCCCGGCCTTCGACCCCGAGTATGCGACCGAACCCCTGAGCTTTTTCGAGCCCATGTTGAGACGGGTATTTGCCCGCCCGCGCCAGTCCATGTACGCCTGAGCTTTTCAGCGCCTGCCTTGCATACTATGATCGGTCTGGCATACCGGACCGATCAGCTTCACCCCTGATCAGCATCGCCGGACCATCAGGCCAGGGAAAGACTGATCATGACGTTGCAAACCCGCATACAACCAGTACGTCCGCCCTTGGAGGGCTACTACTCCAGAATCATGGCCTATTTCTGTGTCGCCGTGATTTTCGCCGCCATTGCCCATGAGCAGTCATCGCCGTCGCCGTTGAACATCGGCGTGATCATCTATGCACTGCTGTATCCCCATCTGATCCAGTTGCTATCCAAATTCCAACGCAAGACCGGCGCGCGTACGCAACGCCTTGGATTGCTCGGGCTGGACGCGATACATACCGGCATATTCATCACCCTGTGTCAGTTCAGCATGGTTCCCAGTCTGGTCTTCATACTGCTGATCAGCTTTGCCAGCATCATTATTGGCGGGCCGCTGTATCTGTTCGCTGCAGGTTTGCTGACGCTGGCCGGGTGCATGCTCTCGGCAGCCGTTCTCTCCCCCGACCCGCAGTTCGCCAGCAGCCAGCTACTGGCCTTCTGCAGTCTGGTCAGCGGCGGCGCCTTCACCGTGATCATCGCCGCCTTCGTCTATCGCCAGGGGCGACATCTGGAACATGCGCAGCACCTGATCACCGCCGAACAGGAAAAAACCGCAGAGCTGGCCAGCAATCTGGCCAAATACCTGTCACCACAGGTATGGGAGTCGATCTTCTCCGGCAACCAGCGGGTGACCCTGGAAACCCGCCGCAAGAAGCTGACCGTGTTCTTCTCCGACATCCGCGGCTTTACCGAGCTGGCCGAGGAAATGGAAGCCGAAGCCCTCACCGACCTGCTGAATAACTATCTCAACGAGATGTCGCGCATCGCCCTGCAGTACGGCGGCACCATCGACAAATTCATCGGTGACAGCGTCATGGTGTTCTTCGGTGATCCGGTCAGCCGGGGAGCCAAACAGGATGCCGAGGCCGCCGTGTCCATGGCCATTGCCATGCGCAAGCACATGAAGGTCCTGCGCCAGCAGTGGCGCAGCCAGGGCATCACCCGGCCGCTGGAAATCCGCATGGGCCTGAGTACCGGCTATTGCACGGTGGGCAACTTCGGCGCCGACATGCGCATGGATTACACCATCATCGGCCGCGAAGTGAATCTGGCCAGCCGCCTGGAAAGCGCTGCTGAAGCCGGTGAAATCCTGATCCCCCATGAAACCTGGTCGCTGATCAAGGACCTGATCATGTGTCGCGACAAAGGCCGCATCGAGGTCAAGGGCTTCGGTCGGCCGGTACAGATCTATCAGGTGGTGGGATTGCGCCGCGATCTGGGCGCGGCGCCGACCTTTGTTGAACATGAACTGCCGGGCTTCTCCATGTATCTGGACACCAGCGGCATTCGCAATTACGACAAGGAAGATATCGTCCGCTCGCTGGAGCTGGCCGCTCGCAAGCTGCGCGACAAGGTGATCATTTAAGGTGTCGCGGAATTGGCGGGCAGCGGCAACGCCTGCTGTGCCGACTTCTCGGGGGCGGCCACCTCGGCCCAGGTGTACTGTTCGATACTGCCATCCCAGTGCTCGATCAACGCCGTGCAGGATTCCACCCAGTCACCACAGTTGTGATAGCTGATGCCGTCAACCTCGCGGATTTCCGCATGATGGATATGCCCGCATACCACGCCCTGAAAATCACGCTTGTGACACTCATGGGCCAGTGCGCCCTCGAACTCACTGATGAAATTGACGGCCTTCTTCACCCGGTGCTTGAGATAGCCGGACAGTGACCAGTAGCCGTAACCGCAACGGCTGCGCCAGTAGTTGAGCCAGCGGTTCAGCCGCAGGCTGAAGCCATAGGCATGGTCGCCCAGAAAGGCCAACCAGCGGTGGCAACGGGTGATCACATCGAACTGATCACCGTGAATGACCAGCAGTTTTCTGCCGTCAGCGGTTATATGCTCAGCTTCGCCCACCAACAGAATGTTACCGATACTCAGCGTGGCGTAACGGCGCAGAAATTCATCGTGATTGCCGGTGACATAGGTCACCCGCGTGCCGCGCTTGCTCATGGTCAGGATGCGGCGCACCACATTGGTGTGCGACTGCGGCCAGTATATGCTCTTGCGCAGGCGCCAGCCGTCGATGATGTCGCCGACCAGATACAACTGATCGCACTCGTACTCCTTGAGAAAGCTGGCCAGCTTCTCGGCCTGACAATCACGCGTTCCCAGATGCACATCGGAAATCCAGATAGTGCGTACCCGTTGTTTCCCGACCGCCGAAAAGTCCTCTGCCTGGCTCATTCGCTTCTCCCCTCGCAGTAACTGCTGCCAACCTAATCCCACGGCGTGAATACCTGATGACAGTTGTATTACCGCTGGATGACAGACCACCGATCCAAGGAACACTGCCGTTTGCACTTCGGCCTCGTATACAATGTCCGGCCGATCGGTCCTTTCGCTCATACTAGTCAGGCTCTTGCCATGTTCAGATGTGTTCTTCTCCTGCTGCTGGCCCTGCTCACGCCGCTGGCCGCCGCGCAGCCCAGCACCTCCGCCGAGCCACGTACCGGGCTGGTACTGTCCGGCGGTGGCGCCCGGGGTCTGGCCCACATCGGCGTGCTGAAACAGATCGAGGCGATGAACATTCCCATCCATGCAATTGCCGGCACCAGCATGGGTGCGGTCATCGGCGGCCTGTATGCGGCCGGCTACAGCGCGGATGAGCTGGAGAAAATCGCCCTGGAGCTGGACTGGCCAGCGGCGCTGAGCGACGCCCCGCTGCGCGAGGACATCCCCTACCGCCGCAAGCAGGATGATCGGGATTTTCTGGTCAAGCAGCGGCTGTCGTTCAAGGAAGGCAAGCTCAGTTTCCCGCTGGGCATCCTGCAGGGCCAGAATCTCGGCCTGGTACTGGAAAGCCTGCTGGTGCATACCAATGACATCGATGAGTTCGACCGGCTGCCGATTCCATTCCGCGCCGTCGCCACCGATATCGCCACCGGCGATGCGGTGGTGTTCAAGAGCGGACACCTGCCGCAGGCCATCCGCGCCAGCATCGGCTTGCCCGGCTTCTTCGCTCCGGTGATGGTCGATGGCCGCATGCTGGTGGATGGGGTGCTGTCGAAGAACCTGCCAGTGGATGTAGCCCGGGAGATGGGTGTGGACAGAGTCATCGTGGTGGATATCGCCACCCCGCTGAAGCCGGCCAGCGATATGCACAGCATTCTCGACATCATGGATCAGACCACCACCCTGTTGACGCGCAACAATACCCAGGAGCAACTGGCGACTCTGACCGAGCACGACATGCTGCTGCAGCCCGAGCTGGGCGCCATTGCCTTCAGCAGCTTTGCCGAAACCGATCAGGCCATCGCCGCCGGTGAGCAGAGCCTGTTGCAATCCACTGTACTGAACGCCTTTGCACGCCCCGCAAGCCTGCAGCAACCGGGCGGCAACCTGGCGAGCAACCGCCCGCACCGCCAACCGATCATCCATGATATCCGCGTTATCAACAGCGGCAAGGTGGATGACCAGGTAGTGCGCAGCATGGTGCGTCAGCAGCTCGACGAACCCTTGAATACCGACCACCTGGCAAAGGACATGGGCACCATCTACGGCACCGATTATTTCAGTCAGGTCAATTACGAGATTCTGCACGAGGAAGACAGGAATACCCTGCTGATTCGCACCAGCGGGCGGGAGACCGGCACCGACTATCTGCGCCTGGGGTTGAATCTGGTGGATGATTTCGAAGGGGGCAGCCAGTTCACCATCGGCGCCAGCTTCCGCGTCAACGGCGTCAACCCGTTGGGCGCCGAATGGCTCACGCGCCTGCAGCTGGGCGAGCATCAGCAGCTGTACAGCGAGTTCTATCAACCACTGGATTATGGCTCACGCTACTTCATCGCGCCCTTCGTCGATGCTGAAGCGCAGAATGTCGAGGTGATTCTGGATAATGATCCCGTGGCCGATTACCGCCAGCAGCGCTACGGCGCGGGCCTGAATGTCGGCCGGCAGATTGCCAATAACGGGGAGGTTCGTTTCGGCCTGTCGCGTTATTGGGGGGAATCCGAAATCCGCGTGGGTGATCCGGAACAGCCGACGCTGGAGTTCGATGAGGCCTTCTATTCGCTGCAGGTCGATCGCGACACTCTGGATAACGTCAACTTCCCCCGCTCCGGCGATGCTGCGCGCATACTCTGGCGCCAGTCGGAGCCGGATCTGGGGGCAGATGCGCGCTATCAGCAGTTGGAGATCAGAGCCAACAAGGCGTTTGCCAGCGGGCCACACAGTTTTCAACTGGGCGCGTTCATCGGCCGCACCGACAGTGATGTGAGCGTTGCGCAAAGCAGTTTCATCCTCGGCGGTCCCGGCGAGTTCTCCGGTTTCCGGCAGGGCGGCCTTGCCGGGCAGAACTACAACCTGGCACGTCTGGTTTACTACCGGCAGCTGAATCCCGCCAGCACACCGCTGACCATGCCGATCTATCTGGGCGGCACCCTGGAATATGGCCGTGTCTACAACAAGGGCGATGATGCGCTGGATACCGGTTATATGGGTGCCAGCAGTATCATGCTGGGCATGGATACCTTCCTTGGCCCGCTGTTCTTCGGCATCGGCGCCAACCAGGAAGGCGAGCGCGCGCTGTACATGAATCTGGGGCAGACGTTCTGAGTCATCCTTGTGCACGTACTTTCTGTAGGAGGGCTGTCAGGCGGCGGGCACTTTCAGCCATCCCGCCCCGAACTCAGCCACTGATCTCCAGCACCAGCGCCGCGCGGATGCAGTGCAACACGCCCTCTTCCACCGGCTCATCCAGCTCCCTGGCCACGGCGCGCACGCCAGGCAGATCTTCTTCCGCTTCGTTGAGGAAGAGGTCCTGGATACGATCCAACTGCCCCGGTGGCAGATCGATAGCCTGATGCAACTCCAACTGTCCGGTACTGATAGCCTGAGCCAGCTTCTGATAGACCTGCCTGATCGGCAGGCCGGTCTGCTGGGCAATCTGCTGTGCGTCCATACCGGCCTGAGCCAACGCCTGGACCTCATGCGCCTGATGCACCGGCGTCGCTGCTGCTGCGCCACTCTCTTCGAGCATGACCTGCAGGAAATCCGCACCGTAACGCTCCAGCTTGTGTGCGCCGATACCACTGACCAGCGCCATATCCTGCAATGTCGTCGGTCGCTGACGCAGCATGTCGACCAGCGTCGAATCGGCAAATACCACATAGGGCGGCACGCCATGCGCCTCGGCCAGGCGCTTGCGCAGCGCGCGCAGGTTTTCCCACAGCGGCTTGTCGGCATCGGCAATCACCGGCTTGTCGCCGGACCTGCTCGGCAGGCTGGTCGCACGGGACACATCCTTGCGCAGGGCCAGGGACTCCTCACCGCGCAATAACGGACGGCAGCTGTCAGTCAGCCGCAGGCTGCCAAAGCCATCCAGGTCAATTTCGACCAGACCACGGGCGATCAGCTGGCGAAACACCGAGCGCCAGTCCTGCTCGTTCAGTTGCTTGCCTATGCCATAGGTGGACAGATGCTGATGACCGGCTGTACGGATTTTCTCGTTATCGCGGCCCAGCAGGATATCCACCAGATGCCCGACGCCGTAACGCTGGCCACTGCGGTAGACGGTGGACAAGGCCATTCGCGCCGCCTCGCTGCCGTCCCAGGTAGCCACCGGCTCCTGACAGTTGTCACAATTGCCGCACGGCTGATCCAGGGTGTCGCCGAAGTAGCCCAGCAGTGATTGCCGTCGGCAGGTAGTGATTTCACAGAGTGCCAGCATGGCGTCGAGCTTGTGCCGCTCGATGCGCTTGTGCCGCTCGTCGCCATCGGAGTTGGCGAGAAACTGGTTGAGCATCAAAAGATCCTGCAGTCCGTAGGCCATCCAGGCATCCGCGGGCAATCCGTCGCGACCGGCGCGGCCGGTTTCCTGATAGTAGGCCTCGATGCTTTTCGGCAGATCCAGATGCGCGACGAAACGCACGTTGGATTTGTCGATGCCCATGCCGAAGGCAATGGTCGCCACCATGATCAACCCTTCCTCGTTGAGAAAGCGCCGCTGATTGCTGGCCCGCAGCTCGGCGGACAGCCCCGCATGGTAAGGCAGCGCCGGCCAGCCCTGCTCGCTGAGCCACTGCGCGGTATCCTCGACTTTTTTCCGCGACAGGCAGTAGACGATCCCGGCGTTGCCGCGCTGCCCCTTGAGGAACGCCTGCAGCTGCTGACGTGGCCGGTCCTTGGGCACGATGCGATAGAAGATATTCGGTCGATCGAACCCGGAAACGAAACGCGCGGCATTCTCCAGCATGAGCCGCTGGGCAATCTCCTCCCGGGTGCGTTCATCCGCCGTGGCGGTCAGTGCCATGCGCGGTACGCCGGGGAACAGCTCGGCGAGCTGGCCCATCTGCAGGTATTCCGGACGGAAATCATGCCCCCACTGGGAGACACAGTGCGCTTCGTCGATGGCAAACAGAGCAATGTTCAGGCTTTGCAGGAACTGCAGCGTGCGCGGCTTGAGCAGCCGTTCCGGTGCCAGATAGAGAAAGTCCATCTCGCCCCGGCGCAGCCGGTGGGCAATATCGCGCCGGTTCGCCTCGTCCAGCGTGGAATTCAGCGCCGCCGCTCGCAGCCCCAGCTCGTTGAGGGTGGCAACCTGGTCATCCATCAGGGCGATCAGCGGCGACACCACCACGGTGAGCCCATCACGCAACAAACCCGGAATCTGATAGCACAGCGACTTGCCGCCGCCGGTCGGCATCAGCACCAGCGCATCACCACCGCGGGCGACCTGGTCGATGATATCCGCCTGATGCCCGCGAAATTCGCCGTAACCGAATATGTCCCGTAGCCGCTGTAAGGCTTGCTCGCGCATGATTCTCCTTGCATGATTGCATTCGGGCGGCCGATATCGACCTGCAGAAAAAGGCTGATTATATCAGCGCAAGCCGTGGACGCCTTGAAATCCGCTGTGACCCGTGCCACAAAGATCAATGCTTTGGCATAAATCCGGCCAGGTGCGTACAATGCTGACGATTATCCATGATGAGGTGTGCCATGTCCTTCGCCGACCAGCTCGAGCGCTTGCAGCAGTTTCTCGATGCCGATGATCTGCACGATGAAGCTCTCGATTATCTTGCCGGACATGGGTTCCTGACGGCCCTGT
Above is a genomic segment from Halopseudomonas litoralis containing:
- a CDS encoding UDP-2,3-diacylglucosamine diphosphatase; the encoded protein is MSQAEDFSAVGKQRVRTIWISDVHLGTRDCQAEKLASFLKEYECDQLYLVGDIIDGWRLRKSIYWPQSHTNVVRRILTMSKRGTRVTYVTGNHDEFLRRYATLSIGNILLVGEAEHITADGRKLLVIHGDQFDVITRCHRWLAFLGDHAYGFSLRLNRWLNYWRSRCGYGYWSLSGYLKHRVKKAVNFISEFEGALAHECHKRDFQGVVCGHIHHAEIREVDGISYHNCGDWVESCTALIEHWDGSIEQYTWAEVAAPEKSAQQALPLPANSATP
- the recQ gene encoding DNA helicase RecQ, producing MREQALQRLRDIFGYGEFRGHQADIIDQVARGGDALVLMPTGGGKSLCYQIPGLLRDGLTVVVSPLIALMDDQVATLNELGLRAAALNSTLDEANRRDIAHRLRRGEMDFLYLAPERLLKPRTLQFLQSLNIALFAIDEAHCVSQWGHDFRPEYLQMGQLAELFPGVPRMALTATADERTREEIAQRLMLENAARFVSGFDRPNIFYRIVPKDRPRQQLQAFLKGQRGNAGIVYCLSRKKVEDTAQWLSEQGWPALPYHAGLSAELRASNQRRFLNEEGLIMVATIAFGMGIDKSNVRFVAHLDLPKSIEAYYQETGRAGRDGLPADAWMAYGLQDLLMLNQFLANSDGDERHKRIERHKLDAMLALCEITTCRRQSLLGYFGDTLDQPCGNCDNCQEPVATWDGSEAARMALSTVYRSGQRYGVGHLVDILLGRDNEKIRTAGHQHLSTYGIGKQLNEQDWRSVFRQLIARGLVEIDLDGFGSLRLTDSCRPLLRGEESLALRKDVSRATSLPSRSGDKPVIADADKPLWENLRALRKRLAEAHGVPPYVVFADSTLVDMLRQRPTTLQDMALVSGIGAHKLERYGADFLQVMLEESGAAAATPVHQAHEVQALAQAGMDAQQIAQQTGLPIRQVYQKLAQAISTGQLELHQAIDLPPGQLDRIQDLFLNEAEEDLPGVRAVARELDEPVEEGVLHCIRAALVLEISG
- a CDS encoding adenylate/guanylate cyclase domain-containing protein; this encodes MTLQTRIQPVRPPLEGYYSRIMAYFCVAVIFAAIAHEQSSPSPLNIGVIIYALLYPHLIQLLSKFQRKTGARTQRLGLLGLDAIHTGIFITLCQFSMVPSLVFILLISFASIIIGGPLYLFAAGLLTLAGCMLSAAVLSPDPQFASSQLLAFCSLVSGGAFTVIIAAFVYRQGRHLEHAQHLITAEQEKTAELASNLAKYLSPQVWESIFSGNQRVTLETRRKKLTVFFSDIRGFTELAEEMEAEALTDLLNNYLNEMSRIALQYGGTIDKFIGDSVMVFFGDPVSRGAKQDAEAAVSMAIAMRKHMKVLRQQWRSQGITRPLEIRMGLSTGYCTVGNFGADMRMDYTIIGREVNLASRLESAAEAGEILIPHETWSLIKDLIMCRDKGRIEVKGFGRPVQIYQVVGLRRDLGAAPTFVEHELPGFSMYLDTSGIRNYDKEDIVRSLELAARKLRDKVII
- a CDS encoding patatin-like phospholipase family protein translates to MFRCVLLLLLALLTPLAAAQPSTSAEPRTGLVLSGGGARGLAHIGVLKQIEAMNIPIHAIAGTSMGAVIGGLYAAGYSADELEKIALELDWPAALSDAPLREDIPYRRKQDDRDFLVKQRLSFKEGKLSFPLGILQGQNLGLVLESLLVHTNDIDEFDRLPIPFRAVATDIATGDAVVFKSGHLPQAIRASIGLPGFFAPVMVDGRMLVDGVLSKNLPVDVAREMGVDRVIVVDIATPLKPASDMHSILDIMDQTTTLLTRNNTQEQLATLTEHDMLLQPELGAIAFSSFAETDQAIAAGEQSLLQSTVLNAFARPASLQQPGGNLASNRPHRQPIIHDIRVINSGKVDDQVVRSMVRQQLDEPLNTDHLAKDMGTIYGTDYFSQVNYEILHEEDRNTLLIRTSGRETGTDYLRLGLNLVDDFEGGSQFTIGASFRVNGVNPLGAEWLTRLQLGEHQQLYSEFYQPLDYGSRYFIAPFVDAEAQNVEVILDNDPVADYRQQRYGAGLNVGRQIANNGEVRFGLSRYWGESEIRVGDPEQPTLEFDEAFYSLQVDRDTLDNVNFPRSGDAARILWRQSEPDLGADARYQQLEIRANKAFASGPHSFQLGAFIGRTDSDVSVAQSSFILGGPGEFSGFRQGGLAGQNYNLARLVYYRQLNPASTPLTMPIYLGGTLEYGRVYNKGDDALDTGYMGASSIMLGMDTFLGPLFFGIGANQEGERALYMNLGQTF
- a CDS encoding HD domain-containing protein; the protein is MSEQRATFRAMQEGTAEDWSLIAGHFRPFAKQLPDRILTHLRLLDGDFGGFPIDRLQHSLQTATRAHRDGRDEEYVICALLHDIGDTLGSYNHPDIAAAMLKPFVSEENLWMVEKHGVFQGYYFFHHLGMDRHLREQFKDHPLYQRTAEFCALYDAPAFDPEYATEPLSFFEPMLRRVFARPRQSMYA